In Periplaneta americana isolate PAMFEO1 chromosome 3, P.americana_PAMFEO1_priV1, whole genome shotgun sequence, the following are encoded in one genomic region:
- the Fib gene encoding rRNA 2'-O-methyltransferase fibrillarin: MGRPGFTPRGGGGFRGGRDSGGGRGGFGRSPGGRGGGRGGGFGGRGRGGGGGRGGRGRGGGGGGFKGGKNVIIEPHRHEGVFIARGKEDALVTLNMVPGEAVYGEKRITVEEGEKKIEYRVWNPFRSKLAAAILGGVDQIYITPGSKVLYLGAASGTTVSHVSDIVGPEGLVYAVEFSHRSGRDLLNMAKKRTNVIPIIEDARHPHKYRMLVGMVDTVFADVAQPDQARIVALNSQYFLKNGGHFVISIKASCIDSTAQPEAVFASEVKKLQADKLKPQEQLTLEPYERDHAVVVGVYRPPPKSKGG; the protein is encoded by the exons ATGGGCAGACCTG gtttcactcctcGTGGTGGGGGTGGCTTTCGTGGTGGGAGGGACAGTGGCGGAGGAAGAGGTGGTTTTGGCAGGAGTCCTGGAGGCCGAGGAGGGGGACGTGGCGGAGGATTTGGTGGTAGAGGCAGAGGAGGAGGTGGTGGAAGAGGAGGTCGTGGAcgaggtggtggtggcggtg GATTTAAGGGAGGAAAAAATGTGATTATTGAGCCTCATCGTCATGAAGGTGTGTTCATTGCAAGAGGGAAGGAGGATgctcttgttacattaaataTGGTGCCAGGAGAAGCAGTCTACGGAGAAAAGAGAATAACAGTGGAA GAAGGTGAGAAGAAAATAGAGTATCGTGTGTGGAATCCATTCCGATCAAAGCTGGCAGCAGCAATCCTTGGTGGTGTTGACCAGATCTATATAACACCTGGTAGCAAGGTTCTTTATCTGGGTGCAGCATCTGGCACTACGGTGTCACACGTGTCGGACATTGTTGGACCA GAAGGCCTTGTTTATGCTGTGGAGTTCTCACACAGATCTGGTCGTGATCTACTAAATATGGCAAAGAAAAGAACTAATGTCATTCCTATTATTGAAGACGCACGTCATCCCCACAAATACAGGATGCTTGTTGGCATGGTGGATACTGTGTTCGCCGATGTCGCCCAGCCTGATCAGGCCAGAATAGTAGCTCTCAATTCTCAGTATTTCCTCAAGAACGGCGGCCATTTTGTAATCTCAATCAAG gcTAGTTGCATAGACTCTACTGCTCAGCCCGAAGCTGTCTTTGCATCGGAAGTGAAAAAATTACAAGCAGACAAATTGAAACCTCAGGAACAGTTAACACTGGAACCTTATGAGAGAGACCATGCTGTGGTAGTTGGTGTGTATAGACCACCACCTAAATCTAAGGGTGGCTGA